A single window of Onychostoma macrolepis isolate SWU-2019 chromosome 16, ASM1243209v1, whole genome shotgun sequence DNA harbors:
- the fbl gene encoding rRNA 2'-O-methyltransferase fibrillarin codes for MRPGFSPRGGGRGGFGGRGGGDRGGRGGFGGRGGGGFGGRGGGDRGGRGGFRGGRGGGGFRSPGGDGGFRGRGGGRGTPRGRGGRGGFRGGKQVTVEPHRHEGVFICRGKEDALVTKNMVVGESVYGEKRINVEEGETKIEYRAWNPFRSKLAAAILGGVDQIHIKPGAKVMYLGAASGTTVSHVSDIVGPEGLVYAVEFSHRSGRDLLNVAKKRTNIIPIIEDARHPHKYRMLVGMVDVIFADVAQPDQTRIVALNAHNFLKNGGHFVISIKANCIDSTAAPEAVFASEVKKMSSENMKPQEQLTLEPYERDHAVVVGVYRPPPKHKK; via the exons ATGAGACCAG GATTCAGCCCAAGAGGAGGTGGACGAGGAGGCtttggaggaagaggaggaggagatcGAGGTGGAAGAGGAGGAtttggaggaagaggaggaggaggatttGGAGGAAGAGGAGGTGGTGACAGGGGTGGAAGAGGAGGATTTCGAGGGGGTAGAGGTGGTGGCG GATTTAGGTCTCCTGGAGGTGATGGTGGCTTCCGTGGACGAGGGGGCGGACGTGGCACTCCTAGAGGCAGGGGAGGACGAGGAGGGTTCAGAGGGGGCAAACAGGTGACTGTTGAGCCCCATAGACATGAAG GAGTTTTTATCTGCCGTGGTAAAGAGGACGCCCTGGTCACAAAGAACATGGTGGTTGGAGAATCTGTGTATGGAGAAAAGAGAATAAATGTTGAG GAAGGAGAAACTAAAATTGAGTACAGAGCATGGAATCCTTTCCGGTCGAAACTGGCCGCAGCCATTTTAGGAGGTGTTGACCAGATCCACATTAAGCCAGGAGCGAAGGTCATGTACTTAGGAGCCGCATCAGGAACTACTGTATCTCATGTTTCTGACATTGTTGGACCG GAGGGATTGGTGTATGCTGTCGAGTTCTCCCACAGATCAGGCAGAGACTTGCTGAATGTGGCGAAAAAGAGAACCAACATTATTCCCATCATTGAAGATGCACGACATCCGCACAAATACCGCATGCTTGTTG GTATGGTGGACGTCATCTTTGCCGACGTTGCTCAGCCTGACCAAACAAGAATCGTTGCCCTCAATGCACACAATTTCCTGAAGAATGGAGGACATTTTGTTATTTCCATCAAG GCTAACTGCATTGATTCAACAGCCGCTCCAGAGGCAGTGTTTGCATCAGAGGTTAAGAAGATGAGCTCTGAGAACATGAAGCCTCAGGAGCAGCTGACACTCGAGCCGTATGAGAGAGATCACGCAGTTGTTGTGGGAGTCTACAG ACCGCCACCCAAGCATAAGAAGTGA